One Luteibacter sp. 9135 DNA segment encodes these proteins:
- a CDS encoding GldG family protein produces MRRLDRWLVLLGLLVATGCLGFLSSRHVWTADWTRGGRASLAPESVAVLDALHGPVEVIGYLSPTGPLREQIAAVLERYTRQKKDLHLSFVDPDLDPAASRQLGIAGDGALLVRYQGREQRVESPINERNLSNALERLARGGERVVAFVTGDGERQADGHANADLGTFMGQIERRGIRAVPLNFSQTRGVPEHTDLVVLASPGAPLPAASVAALVDYLRDGGNLLWLTEPGNDDLGTGPLADALGVRVLPGVLVDGQGSTLNVADPRLVVVGDYPFHAITRGFHESALFPQVSALAQVSDHDWAVVPFLRSGERSWTAFGGIDNAHASTVAFHPEAGELKGPLDFGFALNRLSPRPDRNEQRAVVIGDGDFLSNTYIGNGGNRALGERVLDWLLGDDVLVNLPARGAPDRIIALSQDGLNALTFGFLVALPLLLLGTGVGIAWRRRRR; encoded by the coding sequence ATGCGCCGCCTCGATCGCTGGCTGGTGCTGCTGGGCCTGCTGGTGGCGACCGGCTGCCTCGGTTTCCTCAGCTCGCGTCATGTGTGGACGGCGGACTGGACACGCGGTGGCCGCGCCAGCCTGGCACCGGAAAGCGTGGCCGTGCTGGACGCGCTCCACGGCCCGGTCGAGGTGATCGGTTACCTCTCGCCGACCGGCCCGCTGCGCGAGCAGATCGCCGCCGTGCTCGAGCGTTACACGCGCCAGAAGAAAGACCTGCACCTGTCCTTCGTCGATCCCGACCTCGATCCGGCGGCATCACGCCAGCTGGGCATCGCCGGCGACGGCGCCTTGCTGGTGCGCTACCAGGGCCGCGAGCAACGCGTGGAAAGCCCGATCAACGAGCGCAACCTGTCCAACGCGCTGGAACGCCTGGCGCGCGGGGGCGAGCGGGTGGTCGCCTTCGTCACCGGCGATGGCGAGCGACAGGCCGATGGCCACGCCAATGCGGATCTCGGCACCTTCATGGGCCAGATCGAACGCCGCGGCATCCGTGCCGTGCCACTCAACTTCAGCCAGACACGCGGCGTTCCCGAGCACACCGACCTGGTCGTGCTCGCCAGCCCCGGCGCGCCCTTGCCGGCGGCGAGCGTCGCCGCGCTGGTGGACTACCTGCGCGACGGCGGCAACCTCTTGTGGCTGACCGAGCCGGGCAACGACGACCTGGGCACCGGTCCGCTCGCCGACGCGCTCGGCGTGCGGGTGCTGCCCGGCGTGCTGGTGGATGGCCAGGGCAGCACCCTGAATGTCGCCGACCCCCGCCTGGTCGTCGTGGGGGACTACCCCTTCCACGCCATCACCCGGGGATTCCACGAAAGTGCCCTGTTTCCGCAGGTGTCGGCGCTGGCGCAGGTGTCCGATCACGACTGGGCCGTGGTGCCGTTCCTGCGCTCGGGCGAGCGCAGCTGGACCGCCTTCGGCGGCATCGACAACGCGCATGCCTCCACCGTGGCGTTCCATCCCGAGGCCGGTGAACTGAAGGGGCCGCTGGATTTCGGCTTCGCGCTCAACCGCCTGTCGCCGCGCCCCGATCGCAACGAACAGCGCGCGGTCGTGATCGGCGATGGCGACTTCCTTTCCAACACGTACATCGGCAACGGCGGCAACCGGGCCCTTGGAGAGCGCGTGCTCGACTGGCTGCTAGGCGACGACGTGCTGGTGAACCTGCCGGCGCGCGGCGCGCCCGACCGCATCATCGCGTTGTCGCAGGACGGGCTCAATGCGCTCACCTTCGGCTTCCTCGTCGCCCTGCCCCTCCTGCTGCTGGGCACCGGCGTGGGCATCGCGTGGCGACGCCGGAGGCGCTGA
- a CDS encoding DesA family fatty acid desaturase encodes MFDTLLDFLANGLTRASWGEIVIYVLVVTQLTIFTVTLYYHRSATHRGVDFHWTLNGFFRFWGWLTTGMVVKEWVAIHRKHHAKVETEEDPHSPQVFGIKKVFLDGVSLYREASYNKADMEKYGRGTPDDWFERKLFGAHPYWGPVLMAFIDVALFGVIGMAIWAVQMAWIPFWAAGFVNGIGHWWGYRNFESSDTATNISPWGFWIGGEELHNNHHAFPSSAKFALRKWEFDIGWAVICSLRFFRLAKVLRVAPTLNIRPNVHLPDSETLKGVLALRFQATTDYYRNVILPTMREEMTQAGDSLKAVPRRVRRALADGGRWLDHDARERMQAALANRPALTTVCEFRARLVALMEERGGDKALKSLQQWIAEAEESGIRSLQQFAQRLKGYSAVGA; translated from the coding sequence ATGTTCGACACCCTGCTCGATTTCCTGGCCAACGGCCTCACTCGCGCCAGCTGGGGCGAGATAGTCATCTATGTCCTCGTGGTCACCCAGCTCACCATCTTCACGGTGACGCTGTATTACCACCGCAGCGCTACGCACCGCGGCGTGGATTTCCATTGGACCCTCAACGGCTTCTTCCGCTTCTGGGGCTGGCTCACCACGGGCATGGTGGTGAAGGAATGGGTCGCCATTCATCGCAAGCACCACGCCAAGGTCGAGACCGAGGAAGATCCGCACAGCCCGCAGGTCTTCGGCATCAAAAAGGTGTTCCTCGACGGCGTATCGCTCTATCGCGAGGCCAGCTACAACAAGGCCGACATGGAGAAGTACGGTCGCGGCACGCCGGATGACTGGTTCGAGCGCAAGCTGTTCGGCGCGCACCCCTACTGGGGCCCGGTCCTGATGGCCTTCATCGACGTGGCGCTGTTCGGCGTGATCGGCATGGCCATCTGGGCCGTGCAGATGGCCTGGATTCCGTTCTGGGCTGCCGGTTTCGTCAACGGCATCGGCCACTGGTGGGGTTACCGCAACTTCGAAAGCTCCGACACTGCGACCAACATATCGCCGTGGGGCTTCTGGATCGGCGGTGAAGAACTGCACAACAACCACCACGCGTTCCCCAGTTCGGCCAAGTTCGCCCTGCGCAAGTGGGAGTTCGACATCGGCTGGGCGGTGATCTGCAGCCTGCGTTTCTTCCGCCTCGCCAAGGTGCTGCGCGTGGCACCCACCCTGAACATCCGTCCGAATGTGCACCTGCCGGATTCGGAGACGCTCAAGGGCGTGCTGGCGCTGCGCTTCCAGGCCACCACCGACTACTACCGCAACGTCATCCTGCCGACCATGCGCGAGGAAATGACCCAGGCCGGCGACAGCCTGAAGGCCGTGCCGCGTCGCGTGCGTCGGGCACTGGCCGATGGTGGGCGCTGGCTCGACCACGATGCGCGCGAGCGCATGCAGGCGGCGCTGGCCAACCGCCCCGCGCTGACTACGGTCTGCGAGTTCCGCGCCCGGCTGGTGGCGTTGATGGAAGAGCGCGGTGGCGACAAGGCCCTGAAGTCGTTGCAGCAGTGGATCGCCGAGGCCGAGGAAAGCGGCATCCGCTCGCTGCAGCAGTTTGCCCAGCGCCTCAAGGGCTATTCGGCGGTGGGCGCGTAA
- the glk gene encoding glucokinase → MSNVSAAAPTLLADLGGTNVRFGIAHPEADQPLIQESIRRYHVKDYASLGDAAKQYFKETGHEAQRAIIAAAGRIDNGETVKVTNNPWAISAKNLAAELDLEWVHLVNDFAAQSMAVMLMSSAKDASGHQDLVEVGTVPVPKIGAKDEQTFVVVGPGTGLGVGGLLIRGEKVSVLQTEGGHAGFAAHSAEDIEILKVLNLRYGRVSNERLICGQGLVNLYEAICEISGQKPRADITPEEITKLATDKSCAMCDRAVETFAGIFGSVAGDLVLTLGAWDGVYLTGGMTPILLPWIQKGKFRERFEAKGRFRDTMEQVPTQAIMNPEPGLIGGAALAIVEAGGTPLRR, encoded by the coding sequence ATGTCCAACGTGAGCGCCGCGGCGCCGACTCTGCTCGCCGATCTCGGCGGCACCAATGTGCGCTTCGGCATCGCGCATCCGGAAGCGGATCAACCACTTATCCAGGAAAGTATCCGGCGTTACCACGTCAAGGACTACGCCTCCCTAGGTGACGCCGCTAAGCAGTATTTCAAGGAAACCGGCCACGAGGCGCAGCGCGCCATCATCGCCGCGGCCGGCCGTATCGACAACGGCGAGACGGTCAAGGTCACCAACAACCCGTGGGCGATCTCGGCGAAGAACCTCGCGGCCGAGCTCGATCTGGAATGGGTGCACCTGGTCAACGATTTTGCCGCGCAGTCCATGGCCGTCATGCTGATGAGCTCCGCGAAGGACGCCAGCGGCCACCAGGACCTGGTGGAGGTGGGCACCGTCCCGGTGCCGAAGATCGGCGCCAAGGACGAGCAGACCTTCGTGGTGGTGGGCCCGGGCACCGGCCTGGGCGTGGGTGGCCTGCTCATTCGCGGCGAGAAGGTCAGCGTGCTGCAGACCGAAGGCGGCCACGCCGGCTTCGCCGCGCACAGCGCCGAGGACATCGAGATCCTCAAGGTGCTGAACCTGCGTTACGGCCGCGTCTCCAACGAACGCCTGATCTGCGGCCAGGGCCTGGTCAACCTCTACGAGGCGATCTGCGAGATCTCCGGCCAGAAGCCGCGCGCGGACATCACGCCCGAAGAAATCACCAAGCTGGCTACGGACAAGAGTTGCGCCATGTGCGACCGCGCCGTGGAAACCTTTGCCGGCATCTTCGGCAGCGTGGCCGGCGACCTCGTGCTGACCCTGGGTGCCTGGGACGGCGTGTACCTTACCGGTGGCATGACGCCGATCCTTCTTCCATGGATCCAGAAGGGCAAGTTCCGCGAGCGCTTCGAGGCGAAGGGTCGTTTCCGCGACACGATGGAACAGGTACCGACGCAGGCGATCATGAACCCGGAACCGGGCCTCATCGGTGGCGCGGCGCTGGCCATCGTGGAAGCCGGCGGCACCCCGCTGCGCCGCTGA
- a CDS encoding addiction module antidote protein, which translates to MQEKFTRWDPVERLVTEADHMAYLNASLDDDPGDGSLIRAALGDIARAHGMSRVSRAAGLSREGLYRALSAEGNPEFATVMRVMRALGLQLRAA; encoded by the coding sequence ATGCAAGAGAAATTCACTCGCTGGGACCCTGTCGAGCGCCTCGTCACCGAGGCGGATCACATGGCCTATCTCAACGCCAGCCTGGACGACGATCCGGGCGATGGCAGCCTCATTCGTGCCGCGCTGGGCGATATCGCCCGGGCGCATGGCATGAGCCGCGTCTCACGCGCGGCGGGCCTGTCGCGCGAGGGGCTGTATCGCGCCCTCTCGGCGGAGGGTAATCCGGAATTCGCGACGGTCATGCGCGTCATGCGCGCGCTGGGGCTCCAGCTGCGCGCGGCATGA
- the secB gene encoding protein-export chaperone SecB, translating into MADITVNGQAGQPQLMLQKIYVKDASFEAPNAPQVFQEMGETETQPQVQLNLGHKAVDLGNDLFEVVLSLTLTCNLGERTAYLAEVHQAGIFGIGGFTAEDRDGILGSYCPNLLFPYARQMVSAMIQEGGFPPFLLQPINFDALYAEQQRQQVEGAGAHPLNS; encoded by the coding sequence ATGGCAGACATCACCGTCAACGGCCAGGCCGGCCAGCCGCAGCTCATGCTGCAAAAGATCTACGTCAAGGATGCCTCCTTCGAAGCGCCCAACGCGCCGCAGGTGTTCCAGGAAATGGGCGAGACGGAAACGCAGCCGCAGGTGCAGCTCAACCTCGGCCACAAGGCCGTCGACCTGGGTAACGACCTGTTCGAAGTGGTGCTCAGCCTCACGCTCACCTGCAACCTGGGCGAGCGCACCGCCTATCTGGCCGAAGTCCACCAGGCCGGCATCTTCGGTATCGGTGGCTTCACCGCGGAAGACCGTGACGGCATCCTGGGCTCCTATTGCCCGAACCTGCTGTTCCCTTACGCGCGCCAGATGGTCTCGGCCATGATCCAGGAAGGTGGCTTCCCGCCGTTCCTCCTCCAGCCGATCAACTTCGACGCCCTGTACGCCGAACAGCAGCGCCAGCAGGTCGAAGGCGCCGGTGCCCATCCGCTCAACAGCTGA
- a CDS encoding ABC transporter permease, which yields MTVAAVARLEWRRLLVRPLAWALAALTIAWLTWTFVLGLGQFLGAQVKLAGSADAPGFTDLVAIPLLAELAKLAFLVVPLMTMTQLAGERRAGTLALLASTGLSPTRIVLGKYIAVLGWLALWLAATVAMPLCVGAASTADWGKLAAATLGTGLFLATLAAIGLACSAATAFPAIAAAMSLIVTLALWTIDRGAQAAGVSGGFLEWLAMATHLQHLIRGLVMSSDLAWFALAIALSLTLAIRRLGADRERQ from the coding sequence GTGACCGTCGCCGCTGTCGCTCGCCTGGAATGGCGCCGCCTCCTCGTTCGCCCGCTGGCCTGGGCGCTTGCCGCACTCACCATCGCCTGGCTGACCTGGACATTCGTGCTCGGCCTGGGCCAGTTCCTCGGCGCCCAGGTGAAGCTGGCCGGCAGCGCCGACGCGCCGGGATTCACCGATCTGGTCGCCATCCCGCTGCTGGCGGAACTGGCCAAACTCGCCTTCCTCGTGGTGCCGCTGATGACCATGACGCAGCTGGCCGGCGAGCGCCGTGCCGGCACCCTGGCACTATTGGCATCGACCGGCCTGTCGCCGACACGCATCGTGCTGGGCAAGTACATCGCGGTGCTGGGCTGGCTCGCCCTGTGGCTGGCGGCCACGGTGGCCATGCCTCTCTGCGTGGGCGCCGCCTCCACCGCAGACTGGGGCAAGCTCGCCGCGGCCACGCTGGGCACGGGCCTGTTCCTCGCGACGCTGGCGGCCATCGGCCTTGCCTGCTCGGCCGCCACGGCGTTCCCGGCGATCGCGGCGGCCATGTCACTCATCGTCACGCTGGCGCTCTGGACCATCGACCGCGGCGCGCAGGCGGCCGGCGTAAGCGGGGGCTTCCTCGAATGGCTGGCCATGGCGACCCACCTGCAGCACCTGATCCGCGGGCTGGTGATGTCGTCCGACCTGGCCTGGTTCGCGCTGGCGATCGCCCTGTCGCTGACACTCGCCATCCGCCGCCTCGGCGCCGACCGGGAGCGCCAGTGA
- a CDS encoding DEAD/DEAH box helicase, whose product MHQPDDKRRRHAMADGLPVAWQRALVEPAAPEPSAGRIVLGFFLEGVNDDHEPAARLDVAPVLLTLGEEGRYARPTPLDSRHLPDAALTVAEKRLASTVLGLPQTLRKSRSYARFAGALGDQLLSEVLDGAPCFFGGVAGLKLSRGQPHALSWRWNLEKDGSQKLQPALPASQRLFRVGSLWFLDAEHAEVGPLEGSPDEDTWLDLPPLPPESTAAFMTGVAGTRMGSRLPAPQVFGDMRRAEVSPRPVLVLHALTRHARLAAGTPPLAYGRLAFDYAGERLPGRGGEPLVRRVRNGALLEIARRRAEELASMETLEGAGLNPAVDTEGLPWDMADTLPDDAWLFPGKGYAGALEVNTPARWLALRPRLEADGFVLEYDRSFPFEVLEGPVHWYGKAHEDDADRAFDLEIGIEVEGKRVNLLPAVAHALAEHQLSLSPTPGEAEDSVWYAPVDERRRVPVRLKELRGLLAPLAEYLEKPRQQLHLPRVQAGRLEELVQALPSGGSFEAPERLRGFTKRLREAAERASDAVPEGLRAELRGYQRDGLRWMNALAEAGTGGVLADDMGLGKTLQLITHLLALKESGNLESPALVVVPTSLVPNWSSELARFAPGLRVLALHGPQRAETFAHIGERDVILTTYALLPRDVETLKKQAFSLVVLDEAQQVKNPRTQARRALLAMNVPRCLCLTGTPLENHLGELWSQVDLAVPGLLGDEGAFRRHYRAPIEKHQDIECQDRLNRRIAPFILRRTKAQVASELPAKTEITRRVVMESRQRDLYESLRLSLAEELREVIAQRGIAHSGIVVLDALLKLRQVCCDPRLVKLEAARGVRDSAKFELLMDMLPALLAEGRRVLLFSQFTEMLKLIAAELDRRRISYVTLTGETRDRAEPVQRFQEGDVPLFLLSLKAGGVGLNLTSADTVIHYDPWWNPAAEAQASDRAHRIGQDKPVFVYRLITAGTVEERIEELKARKADLADAVLEGGGSRERLSFDESDLDALLAPPL is encoded by the coding sequence ATGCATCAACCGGACGACAAGCGCAGGCGTCATGCCATGGCCGACGGGTTACCCGTGGCATGGCAGCGCGCGCTCGTCGAGCCGGCGGCCCCCGAGCCATCGGCCGGTCGTATCGTTCTCGGCTTCTTCCTCGAGGGCGTCAACGACGACCACGAACCGGCCGCCCGCCTTGATGTCGCGCCCGTGCTGCTGACGCTCGGCGAGGAAGGGCGCTATGCGCGGCCCACCCCGTTGGACAGCCGCCATCTTCCCGATGCCGCGCTCACCGTGGCCGAAAAACGCCTGGCCTCGACAGTGCTCGGCCTGCCGCAAACCCTTCGCAAGAGCCGCAGCTACGCGCGCTTCGCCGGCGCACTGGGCGACCAGCTGTTATCCGAGGTGCTTGATGGCGCGCCATGCTTTTTCGGCGGCGTGGCGGGACTCAAGCTGTCGCGCGGCCAGCCGCACGCACTCAGCTGGCGCTGGAACCTGGAGAAGGACGGCAGCCAGAAACTGCAGCCGGCACTTCCCGCCAGCCAGCGGCTGTTCCGCGTCGGCTCGCTGTGGTTCCTCGATGCCGAGCACGCGGAAGTGGGCCCGCTGGAGGGCTCGCCCGACGAGGACACCTGGCTGGACCTGCCGCCCCTGCCGCCCGAAAGCACGGCCGCTTTCATGACCGGTGTGGCGGGTACGCGCATGGGATCGCGCCTTCCCGCACCGCAGGTGTTCGGCGACATGCGCCGTGCCGAGGTGTCGCCACGGCCCGTGCTGGTACTGCACGCGCTGACGCGGCACGCCCGTCTTGCCGCCGGCACCCCGCCGCTGGCGTATGGCCGGCTCGCCTTCGACTACGCCGGCGAGCGGCTTCCGGGCCGGGGCGGCGAGCCACTGGTGCGCCGCGTGCGTAACGGTGCCTTGCTGGAGATCGCGCGGCGCCGGGCGGAAGAACTGGCTTCCATGGAAACCCTGGAAGGTGCGGGCCTCAATCCGGCCGTCGATACCGAGGGCCTGCCCTGGGACATGGCCGACACGCTGCCCGACGATGCCTGGCTGTTTCCCGGCAAGGGCTATGCCGGTGCGCTGGAAGTGAACACGCCCGCGCGCTGGCTCGCATTGCGTCCCCGACTCGAAGCCGACGGCTTCGTGCTGGAATACGACCGCAGCTTTCCCTTCGAGGTGCTGGAAGGTCCGGTGCATTGGTACGGCAAGGCTCACGAGGATGACGCCGACCGCGCCTTCGATCTGGAAATCGGCATCGAGGTGGAGGGCAAGCGGGTCAACCTGCTGCCCGCCGTGGCCCATGCACTGGCGGAGCATCAGCTCAGCCTGAGCCCCACCCCGGGCGAGGCGGAGGATTCCGTCTGGTATGCCCCGGTGGACGAGCGTCGCCGCGTGCCGGTACGCCTGAAGGAACTGCGCGGTCTGCTGGCGCCGCTGGCGGAATATCTCGAAAAACCGCGTCAGCAATTGCACCTGCCCCGCGTGCAGGCCGGTCGCCTGGAAGAACTGGTACAGGCCCTGCCCAGCGGCGGTTCGTTCGAGGCGCCCGAGCGCCTGCGTGGTTTTACCAAGCGCCTGCGCGAGGCGGCGGAGCGTGCCAGCGATGCCGTGCCGGAAGGCCTGCGTGCCGAGTTGCGCGGTTATCAGCGTGACGGCCTGCGCTGGATGAACGCGCTGGCCGAGGCCGGCACGGGCGGCGTGCTCGCCGACGACATGGGGCTTGGCAAGACGCTGCAGCTCATCACCCACCTGCTGGCCCTGAAGGAAAGCGGCAACCTCGAGTCGCCGGCACTGGTCGTGGTGCCGACCAGCCTTGTACCCAACTGGTCGTCCGAGCTGGCTCGCTTCGCTCCTGGCCTGCGCGTGCTTGCGCTGCACGGCCCGCAGCGTGCCGAAACCTTCGCCCATATCGGCGAGCGCGATGTCATCCTGACCACGTATGCGCTGCTGCCACGCGATGTGGAAACGCTGAAGAAACAGGCGTTCTCGCTGGTGGTGCTGGACGAAGCGCAACAGGTGAAGAACCCCCGCACGCAGGCACGCCGGGCGCTGCTCGCGATGAACGTGCCGCGCTGCCTCTGTCTCACCGGTACGCCGTTGGAGAATCACCTCGGCGAACTGTGGTCGCAGGTGGACCTCGCCGTCCCCGGCCTGCTCGGTGACGAAGGCGCGTTCCGTCGGCACTATCGCGCGCCGATCGAGAAGCACCAGGACATCGAATGCCAGGACCGCCTTAACCGGCGCATCGCACCTTTCATCCTTCGTCGCACGAAGGCACAGGTGGCCTCCGAACTGCCTGCCAAGACCGAGATCACGCGCCGTGTGGTGATGGAGTCGCGCCAGCGCGACCTTTATGAAAGCCTGCGCCTGTCACTGGCGGAGGAACTGCGCGAGGTGATCGCGCAGCGTGGCATTGCGCACAGCGGCATCGTGGTGCTCGACGCCTTGCTGAAACTGCGTCAGGTCTGCTGCGATCCGCGCCTGGTGAAGCTCGAGGCCGCGCGCGGCGTGCGCGACTCGGCCAAGTTCGAACTGCTGATGGACATGTTGCCCGCGTTGCTGGCCGAGGGCCGTCGGGTGCTGTTGTTCAGTCAGTTCACCGAGATGCTGAAGCTCATCGCGGCCGAGCTCGATCGGCGTCGTATCAGCTACGTTACGCTTACCGGCGAAACGCGCGATCGTGCCGAGCCGGTGCAGCGCTTCCAGGAAGGTGACGTCCCGTTGTTCCTGCTTTCGTTGAAGGCGGGCGGCGTGGGCCTGAACCTCACCAGCGCGGACACCGTCATCCATTACGACCCCTGGTGGAACCCCGCCGCCGAAGCGCAGGCCAGCGATCGCGCGCACCGCATCGGTCAGGACAAACCGGTGTTCGTCTATCGCCTGATCACCGCGGGCACGGTCGAGGAGCGCATCGAGGAACTGAAGGCGCGCAAGGCTGACCTGGCCGATGCCGTCCTCGAAGGCGGCGGCAGCCGGGAGCGGCTGAGTTTCGACGAGAGCGACCTCGACGCCCTGCTGGCGCCTCCCCTCTGA
- a CDS encoding ABC transporter ATP-binding protein: MTAPPLLNVSRVSRRRAGRQAVEDVSFSLNRGEVLGLLGVNGAGKSTTLAMLAGALRPEGGRIDIDGKDFIAQPSLARKKLGWLPESAPLWPELSVDEHLLAFSRLRGAARKDARTATDAIIARLQLGDLRRRLAGVLSQGQRQRLGLACALVHQPALVILDEPANALDPVQVAELRGLIRERAAAGAAVILSTHVLGEVVAVCDRVAILHEGRLRHDAPLHDADGRGDVEAVFFGIATGGHA; this comes from the coding sequence ATGACTGCGCCCCCTTTGCTGAACGTGTCGCGGGTGTCGCGTCGCCGTGCGGGGAGACAAGCGGTCGAGGACGTGTCGTTCAGCCTGAACCGGGGCGAAGTCCTGGGCCTGCTGGGCGTGAACGGAGCAGGCAAGTCGACCACCCTCGCCATGCTCGCGGGCGCCCTCCGGCCGGAAGGTGGCCGGATCGACATCGACGGCAAGGACTTCATCGCGCAGCCCTCCTTGGCCCGGAAAAAGCTCGGCTGGCTACCCGAGAGTGCACCGCTGTGGCCCGAGTTGTCCGTAGACGAACACCTGCTGGCGTTTTCGCGCCTTCGCGGCGCCGCACGCAAGGACGCGAGAACGGCCACCGACGCCATCATCGCCCGGCTCCAGCTGGGCGACCTCCGCCGGCGTCTTGCCGGCGTGCTGTCACAGGGCCAGCGACAGCGCCTCGGGTTGGCCTGTGCCCTGGTCCACCAGCCCGCGCTCGTGATCCTGGACGAACCGGCCAACGCGCTTGACCCGGTCCAGGTCGCCGAACTGCGTGGACTGATCCGGGAACGCGCCGCGGCGGGCGCCGCGGTGATCCTGTCCACCCACGTGCTGGGCGAAGTGGTGGCCGTCTGTGATCGGGTGGCGATCCTCCACGAGGGGCGGCTCCGGCACGACGCTCCCCTGCATGACGCCGACGGCCGTGGCGATGTCGAAGCCGTGTTTTTCGGTATCGCCACGGGAGGCCACGCGTGA
- a CDS encoding NAD(P)H-dependent glycerol-3-phosphate dehydrogenase, with protein MNAASRPTVAVLGAGSWGTALAALLARNDVPTRLWGRDADVLATMAASRRNVRYLPDLDLPPELTYDADLTSVLRGADIVLLVVPSHAFAALLDQIVPMLEPGVRISWATKGFETGTGRFLHELVGEKLPGRPAAVVTGPSFAREVTAGLPSAVTVHATDDAFGKELAVLLHAPNFRAYTGNDILGAELGGAMKNVLAVATGVADGMELGLNARAGLITRGMNEMLRLGVALGARAETLMGLAGLGDLVLTCTGDLSRNRRLGLALGRGIPLAEAIRQIGQVVESVVTADEVARLAGFHGLDLPISAAVRSVLHGEVTPEQGLRTLMGREQKAEYPVDLFPHRAPVA; from the coding sequence ATGAACGCCGCTTCCCGACCCACCGTCGCCGTCCTCGGCGCCGGTTCCTGGGGCACGGCGTTAGCCGCGCTGCTGGCACGCAACGACGTCCCCACCCGGTTGTGGGGGCGCGATGCCGATGTGCTGGCGACGATGGCCGCCTCGCGGCGCAACGTGCGTTACCTGCCCGACCTGGATCTGCCGCCGGAACTCACCTACGACGCCGACCTGACCAGCGTCCTGCGCGGGGCGGACATCGTGCTGCTGGTGGTGCCCAGCCACGCATTCGCCGCGCTGCTCGACCAGATCGTGCCGATGCTGGAGCCGGGCGTGCGCATCTCGTGGGCCACCAAGGGCTTCGAAACCGGCACCGGTCGTTTCCTGCACGAGCTGGTCGGCGAGAAACTGCCCGGTCGACCTGCCGCCGTGGTCACGGGGCCGTCCTTCGCGCGCGAGGTCACCGCTGGCCTGCCCAGCGCCGTGACCGTGCATGCCACGGATGACGCTTTCGGCAAGGAACTGGCCGTGCTGCTGCATGCGCCCAATTTCCGGGCTTACACCGGTAACGACATCCTGGGCGCGGAACTCGGTGGCGCGATGAAAAACGTGCTGGCCGTGGCCACGGGCGTCGCCGACGGCATGGAACTGGGGCTCAACGCTCGCGCGGGCCTGATCACCCGCGGCATGAACGAAATGCTTCGCCTCGGCGTGGCCCTGGGCGCACGGGCCGAAACCCTGATGGGTCTGGCCGGCCTGGGCGACCTGGTGTTGACCTGCACAGGTGATCTGTCGCGCAACCGCCGTCTCGGTCTCGCGCTGGGCCGGGGTATCCCGCTGGCCGAGGCGATACGCCAGATCGGCCAGGTCGTGGAAAGTGTAGTAACGGCCGACGAGGTCGCCCGCCTCGCGGGGTTCCATGGGCTGGACCTGCCGATCTCCGCGGCCGTGCGCTCCGTGCTCCATGGCGAGGTCACGCCCGAGCAGGGGCTGCGCACCCTGATGGGCCGTGAGCAGAAGGCCGAATACCCGGTCGACCTCTTCCCGCACCGCGCACCGGTCGCGTGA
- the rpmG gene encoding 50S ribosomal protein L33, with amino-acid sequence MASKRDKHRLISTAGTGHFYTTTKNKKNTPEKMVFMKYDPVVRKHVEYKEGKIK; translated from the coding sequence ATGGCAAGCAAGCGCGATAAGCACCGCCTGATTTCCACCGCGGGCACCGGTCACTTCTACACGACCACGAAGAACAAGAAGAACACCCCCGAAAAGATGGTGTTCATGAAGTACGATCCTGTCGTCCGCAAGCATGTGGAATACAAGGAAGGCAAGATTAAATAA
- the rpmB gene encoding 50S ribosomal protein L28 yields the protein MARRCQVTNKGVQSGNNVSHANNKTRRRWLPNLHERRFWVASENRWVKLRVSNHALRTIDKNGIEAVLADLRSRGEKI from the coding sequence ATGGCCCGTAGATGCCAAGTCACCAACAAGGGCGTGCAGAGCGGCAACAACGTCTCGCACGCAAACAACAAGACCCGCCGCCGCTGGCTGCCGAACCTGCACGAGCGCCGCTTCTGGGTCGCGAGCGAGAACCGTTGGGTGAAGCTTCGCGTTTCCAACCACGCGCTGCGCACCATCGACAAGAACGGCATCGAAGCCGTGCTGGCCGACCTCCGTTCCCGCGGCGAAAAGATCTAA